The segment GTCTTTTGGTTTCTGGAATGGAAAAATGATAGTGAACCAGCATGCCTAAGATAAATGAACGAACTTATCTGGGGGGAAGGGGTAGCACAGCTCATGGAGACAAGGGGAGAGTGAGGGAGCATAGTCTATTTGAGGTAAAAGTTCTTTCCTTTAGCAGAAAAAACTTCAGAGACTTTTAATATGGTCAGAAGAGATAAAGCAGTGTACTACCTGAAAGTCTTTCAACCCACAAGGGCAGAATATTAAGTTCTTAACACACTGCCATAGCTGCAATTAGAGTCTAGAGATGCTCACGTATGGCCTACAGATTGATATTTAGTGGAGGTTTATTAAACACAGGAAGGAATACCACAAGACACTTGCTCATCTGTTATATTATTTCAAGATTGCCAGTCAATCTGTGTTAGTTTAATTTCAGAATATAAGAGGGTCTGTTATAGGAACTACTGAATGAAATtctaaagatatttttctttaagagcTCTGGTGAGCTTGTTGCAAATGTGGTCCAGCATGTAAAGGTGATAAGGAATACTAAACTATACGATACTCACTATCATTGTAACTTGCCCCTGTTCTTTCTCATTAGGAATGTGTTGTTGGGTACTGGTGCACTTTAAAGTCAGTGCTCTGAATATTGGATTGTTTATCTACTCAGTCCAATTCTATTAGTTCTTGCAAGCAGAGGACAATGGGTTTGCGCTTGTATAATGTATTATGTTTGTTTGGTCACAGTACGTGCACTTAAAAAATATTGGGATTGGTAAGATctacagaaacatttaaaactgttctgctgagagaaagaaatgctgaaaatgaaGTTTAGCTTTGGAAATTATTAGAACTTATTACCTGAAAAATTTGGCCTGTAAAGAGCTatgtaatttctgtatttttcttaagaGATGAGTTTCTGGTGAGACTAGGTATTTAACAAAGAGGAGATTTATAACAGTAGTAGGGTCTTTACATCCCCTAGATCTGTCTCTTTTTGTACTGGATTAAATTGAGTCTAGGCAGTACTTAGTAGGAAACACAAGATGATTATGCCACTATGAAAGTAGGTTGCCATTGGAATAATATATGACTACAACATTCtaatacaacaacaaaaaaagataatcTAGTAAGGAAAtaacataaaggaaaatatcCTAATTCTACCAGAATGTTTCTTGTAACTTAAGCAGCTGACATCAAGGTTTGGATGTGTAACAGGGTGGGAAAACAAGGGCAATGCCCTCAAGTGAGAGTCCCATGATAACTGTCAGTGGCTCCAGGAGGATGTATATATGATCAGATACTCAAAGAAGTTACCTTAAGCAGAGTCCAGTAGGCTGGGTAGCATGGCTGATAACAAGAGGTGTTCCCCAAAGCTTCCTTGCCCTGCCTCTGGCTGTCAGAGCTTAGTGCTGGGCAGAATTCACATCTTCGGATCAAGGGTAATCTCTGTCTCAGGTACTGCATAGAAAAAAGCAGCTGCCTTTGGCACCAAAtctcattttaattaatatttgtgtAGGTGTTGCGTACTGTTTGGGACATAACATTCCACTTTACTGACTGGCTTGGACTGCTGGTCTTCGCTCTGTTTGGAGTAGAGATGTGGACACATGAATATGATAGCCAAGAAAATTAGCTTCATCAGCATTTAGCTTTGTCCTTCTAGATAATCTATATTTGAGCCCATGTAATGTTTaacagaggaaaacagcagTGTGAGTAAAGCAGCCAGGAACAACACAACCTGTATGAGTGCAGAACCCTTCTGAATGCAATGTAAGTACCCAGATATCTTTACCTTAAATATTTTGGTGCAGCTATATGGCATTTAGCTAGTGAATCATGAAGCACATCTGCTTTCAAGGGTGAGACCTGGTTTCTAAGCACTCAAATAACAGCAGAATTTAATTTCAAGAAATATTGAATAGCAACTTGTAGGGGTATATTATAGCAGTTCCACAAGTACAACTCTGTTCTGAATATTTATCCAAAATAGTTCTTTCATATCTAGAATAAACCTGCTTCATTaacaagagagaaaatattcttACTTCCCAACTGTCAGTCTAGATTGTTATCCTTAGTGAGACTCCCTAAAGCTTACAATGAACCAAAACTCTGGTGGGCATGAGGCGTCTTATTTACACCAGTGTGGTCCAGACAGGATTCATAAAGCTAATTTTGCTATGCCAAGCTCCCCATAAGTCCTGATTTACTCAGATCTCACAGTAAATCTGAAGAAGGACAAGCTGTGTCTTTTTCACCCAAATCTGAGTGGACAGAATGCTGATGCAGGTTGGTTGAAATCCGAAGGAAAATCCTTCCTGCTTTTACTGAGCCTGTGTTTCTGGGTGCTTTAGCCACCAGTTGTAAGGTGATCATGTAACTCATGCACTCTTCTTCCCAAAAGCTATTCCACTTTAAGTAAGATACTGGGTGAAGTCTGTTTGGAGTTGTTTTTCTAGTCTTTAGTACAAATTTTAACTGGAATAGCTCTCGTCTCTTATTTGATAAAGTCAACTTTCTAGACACTATGAAGGATACTACAAAGCATACTTGCAGGTTCTTAGTCTAATAGGTAAGAATAGAAGTCatcagcaaacaaaaaattactACAGTTGTCAGAAATAACAAAGATACCACAACCCAGACTCTTTCCTGAATGACTCTAGCTGAGGTATTATGTGCCTTATGGAAACATGCTTCCCTGCTATACAATGTTTGGAGAGACAGGAGGGGCCAATCCCAGTGCAGTGGCCTCACCctctggctgtgctgggactgtaCAAACAGGGAAAGCCATCTGAAAGGCATGTGTCTGTGGAGTGGTGgtttaaaatactaaaataaagcaACATGTTCTGATCTAACCAGGTATTGAAGCAGAAAAACGTTACTTGCTCCCTTGTAATTACTCACTTTTTATGTTAAAATGAGGCAGGATTGGGGGTGAAGGGGAGATGACACATGACTTTTGGCTGTTGCagtcttgtattttttttccattgacatAGCTTGCTGATTTGACATAAATATCATTCAGGCACTAATATGATAATCCTCAATTCTTTGAGGTAAACATAGAAGTAAGAGTAGCTCCCAATATGTTACCTCACCATAAAATGGAGATGAAAAAACAACCAtccttttaatttctcttcctctgatttttctttaatactcCTGTGCTTTTCTCTCCACAAGCTTCCAGTAACAAAGGActcctgcagctggaggaaagCAGAACTGAAGTGGGCAGTACTGGATAGGAATTATAATCTACgatcagaagcagcagcatctcaAAACACTGCCATAGAAAAGGCGAAGATCAGGAGATTAACGCTAATTAACAAATAGCTGTTGAAGGTAGtagcagagagaaataaaagatgagATGTTGACTGACTGTTCTACAGGATCTGAAACCATTTCTCTTTGTCTCCTCAGTAACTGCAAAGGATGATGAAGGCCACCCTCACGGTATCCTTTCTGGTGGCTGTGCTTTACCCTGCTGTTCACAGCATGATCCAGCCTGACCACCGTGATGATGAGCCCCAGGCAACTCACCTCCAGGAGCGGCATTCCCATGAGGGAGATCCTCTTGGGTTCTGCCAACGGATAGTCCCCAGCAACACGGACTTTGCCTTCAGGTTTTACAGGCAAGCGTCTGCCCAGGCACCTGGcaagaacattttcttctccccagTCAGTGTGTCTGCTGCCTTTGCCCTGCTGGCCCTGGGCTCCAGAGCTGCAAGCCGGGTTCAGGTGCTGGAGGGGCTGGCCTTTAATCTCACCAGCACCCGGGAGGAGGAGATACATGATGGCTTTCGTCATCTCCTCTCCTTGCTGAAccgtcctggcagtcaggtgcAGCTGAGCATGGGGAACACCCTGTTCATAGATGAACACTTGAAGCCgctgaaaacatttctgaaggaTATCCAAAAAACATACAGGGGAAAAATTATTTCTAGTAACTTCCAGAATTCAACTGAAGCTAAGAAAGTGATCAATGATCACATAAAGAACCAAACTCATGGGAAGATAAATCAAATGTTTACAGACCTTGATCCAAACTCTCTAATGGTACttgttaattatatttatttcaaaggtaAGTTATACAGATGTTACTGCAATACTTCAGTTTGGCCTGGACTGAACCAAATATCCCAGATTAATTATGAATTATTCTTAAAAGAAAGGGCAGTGTTAAGACTAGGCTATTATAAGAAACATTGAAAGTTCTCATTCGTTGAAACTTTCtaaatctaatttttttctaaGCTTGCAGACACAAAAGTTCACTCTGCAATTTTCAAGTTTTATGGAATTGTCAGACTGCAAGAGATTTATGCAgttttatttagatttattatttattcagatTTATTATGATTTATAATAAAGAGatttattatattaattttttctACCAGACTTCCTAGACTTTCTActtatttcaaaaattattctgctatttttttttacatgctgtatgaagtagaaaaataaaatccaaggaAGTTATCAAAAATTGCCAAACACTTTAATTTACAGTCCATATCTGTTTGATGTGTACATACCTATGGAGCTGGGCTCTAAATGACAGCTTGTCATCCCATTTTATTTATAGATagatacacatacatacaccaAGAGGTACTTGAGAATGTACTGATTTGTCAATGATTAAATTACTCTTAAACATTAGGTCAATTTATAGCAGCATGCAGGACATAAATTGAATTTACCACCCAGAAGGCAATGTTAGAAAATAGAAGAGCATTCAGTAAAATAGATTTTACTTCATGTACTCTGTTAAATCTAGGTACCCTAGTCTCAAGTGCACTAGCCTGAGGTTTTTCTTTATGATGGGACAGACAAAAGATCAAACTTAGAAAATAACCAGAGTACAACaatgtttacattttattacttatttttcaattttagtTCTAttcagtactttaaaaaaaaaaaaaaatgtgatccCTGCATTGGAGGTTAAAGCCCTGGAAACTCACTTAGTTGATCATAACTCCACTACAGTAAACAATCAACATATTATGATATGGCCCAAAAGTTCAGGTTCTTGCATATAAGCTTTTCCTTTGTGCTACAAGATGAAGAACAGATGAAAAAGCATGGAAGGAGATCAATGTACTaccttttaaaaaggaaaaaggtagTCATCTGCTGTGGAACTTGCTTTATAAGCAAAATTATTGTAAAGAAACTCATTAGTTTCTTGTCAACCATCAATTTTCTCAAATAAAAGTTTATGATGAAGTTactgtatttaatttatttgactTAGAAAAGGTATTGTATGAGTCCATGTGAACTTTAATCTGGGATATTTGACCATTGAACACATTATGGCAAAGATCTTGAATGAATTTTGAATGCCTCTGATCTTTGAGTATGAGTGTAAATCTTCATATATGGATTTATCTGTTGTAAATTAGTCTGGACTATACTAATATATCCTACTTAGAATACaattatgtgtttgtttttttctctcttggttTTAAGCCTACTGGGAAAATCCTTTCAATGTGAAGGGGACTCGCAAGGATTATTTCTATGTGAATGCAAAGACCTCAGTTGAAGTGAAGATGATGACTCGAGATAGCTTTTATAAAATGTATTCTGACAAGATGCTGTCTTGCAAGGTGGTGCAGATTCCTTACAAGGGAGATGTTGCAGCGTTGTTTGTCCTGcctaatgaaggaaaaatgaaatggttgGAGAACGCCTTGACAAAAGAAACTGTGTCTAAATGGGAAAAATTACTTGAAAGACGGTAAATTCTAATTTGATGCTTCACAGTAGTCAGAATCCGAAGTCTAAATACTATAATCAAGTTTTACAGTTATTAATTCAGGTGCTCATTGAAGAATTATGTATGGGACAGATATAAAGGAACAGATCAAATGACTTTTATTTGATACGCTTAGCAACAATTGgaatcagcatagccttttgatGAGGGAAGAGCTCTGTGACCTGGGAAATTCACTTTCTTCTCATGCATTTTTAGTTAATCTTAAGTTTCTCCACTTCTTTTCTCTCAAATCCAATGTGTTAATATCAGTAACATAGCAATATAACATAGCAATAAGATCCCTCAGGAAATGGGGTGtgctttacaaaagaaaaaccttcaGGGCTAGAAAACTAATGCAAATGCATCCACTAACATGCTGGCACCACTGCTGCTTGTTGTCCATTCAAGTGGTGGTTGTGGGATTAAAAATCCCATCTTTCTCCTACCACATCTTCCTATCCTCCAGACGATTGTCTTGCTATCTTGTATAAATCTGAAGACTGGCTTCTTAGCACAAAAGAATAACCAACAAGTTGGGAGAGTTCAAGATATACTTTGGTTGCAATAACTaccataattttcttttaaattaacagGAGGGTAGAAGTGTATATTCCAAAGCTATCTATTTCTGGTACCTATGacttaaagaaaatgttcatgAATCTGGGTGTAACAGATGTGTTTTCTGACTGGGCTGATCTGTCTGGAATAACAGGAAAGCCTGATCTGAAGATTTCAAGAGTAAGTCTATCAACAGAAATGATGGTCTGTGGATTCCTTGATAACCATTTATCTTTAAGTCATGTTGTGAAATGTTTCTTATCACTGGAAGTGGTTGGCATTTTGTGAACTAGAACACTTTAGCTAGTACAGTAAGTTCTCTGAGATTTGTACAAGATCTGGAGATAAGAGTACTGTCTTCCTTCTGACAAGCTGAGACTCGTGGCCAAGCTTGGAAGGGGTATATCACTTGTCCCAGGAACAAAATACAGCCTAGCTTCTTCATGTGAAAGGAGCCTCCATGGATACCTGTTGGGGGTGCTTTGCATGAATGTACTTAGCAGGAAAAATAGCCCTTATTTATAATGTGTGCATTCTCTAatttaaaggattttaaaaccttttccaTAGAAGACAATGACAAGTGCTAATCACATAAGATGGACCAGATTTGAGGAAAGCATCCCACTTCCTGGGAGGAAAAGATAATGTGAAGAGATGTAATTATTGCTTTCATAATGGCTGTTAAATTGTTAACAACATAGTATTATGGGGTTAGAGAAACAAAGCTTAGTACCAACAATTTGATATGAAGATTGATTTTTCTACTGCAATAGAAACTGTGGTGAGGAATACTGAATGGGAAAATACTTGCTCATTAAGACAACGTTGCTGAACAACTTCTATGGGATGCAGTTGTGTTGTTCATGACCTATCAGCAATTCTGTGAAAGGCAATAGCTCAATTAACTTAGTGCTAATTTTAGTCATTCCACACCTGTCCTGTATGTATGCTAAttcttgctgtgttttattGTAGGCTATGCACAAGTCACTGCTGAATATTCATGAAAATGgcacagaggctgcagcagtcACTGGCACAGACTTTGCTCCTCATTCTGTTCCTCCTGTTGTAAAATTCAATCGtccatttttgttgttgattgTTGATCAATATACTCAAAGCATCCTCTTCATGGGAAAAATTGTGAACCCTAATGAAAAATGAGTGGTCCATAGCATGTCTTTTTGATTTAACTGCATTCTTGATGCATTTATAGTCTGCAATTAAAACCATATCAAAGCTGTTACgaacattgtttttttccaaaaaaatgaTTGAGGCAAGAATACAGTCAATATTAAAATTGTTGTTCTTACTCCCTTTTCCAGTAGAAAATAATTACCAAGATATACTTATTAGTGAATTATGAAAAAGTGTATATACTAGTCTTCTAATGGACACTATATgttatctttgaaaaataagagaaacagTTTAAATCCTTTTTAGTAAATAATGAATGAACAAACAGGCTGCTCCTGAGTAGTGAGTGGGAAGCAAggaaaatgttaatgttttctCCAGCTGCCTCCAACTCTTATGTGGTCTTGGAGAGATGATGTgagaaattaacatttaaatgcaGTCCACCCAGGGATGTCTTAGGCTTTCTCTTCCGTGTGGATGTCTTTTATAGAAAACCATTAgaatagaataatagaatatcaagagttggaagagacccacaagaATCATTGGGTCAAACTCCTGACTTCTCATTGGATCatccaaaaattaaaacatattgGAGTGCACTGTCCAACCACTTCTTGACttctggcaggcttggtgctgtgaccgcttccctgggcagcctgttctaccGCCACCCTCTCagtgcagaaccttttcctagCACACAGCCtcaccctcccctgtcccagctccatgccatccccttgggtcctgtcgctgtccccagagagcagagcttaGTGcctgtccctctgctcccctcatgagggagctgcaggcccccacgaggcctcccctcagcctgctctgctccagactgaacaaaccaaggggcctTAGCTGTTTCTCATATTCTTCTCATATCTTtctctctagacccttcaccatctttgcatCCATCCTTCAGATGCTCTTTAATACTTTTATGCCCTTATAGTATGGCATCCAAAACTGCACATGGTACTTGAGCTGAGGCTGCACCATTACAGAGTAGTGGGGACAATCATTTCTATTTACAGGctagtaatgaaaaaaaataatttatttgtgtGAGAAAATGATTGTTCAGCCTTCTGAGGATGTCTGTGCCAGTTTGACATCTCTTGATGTGGCCTTATTGATCCAAGGTAGTGTCAAAATCCAGAGTCAAGACTTGGCACTTGTGAGGGTCTACAGCACCAAGAAAAGAGATCTGCTAACAAATACAGCTGGTCTTGTGTGGTATCAACCTGATTTACTGTTCCATCCCTTGGGTTCAACAGCAACTATTTAAGAAGgataaatgtatttaatgttGGTCAAGTGCAGAACAGCCCTTTTCAGTGTGTTGTAtctcattcattttctttaaatatatggGGCTGGACAATTAAGAATTTTTAGTCAATAGGTCATGAGGTCAATTTGATAATTGTAGTTAGTAGCATTAGAACAAATCTCTTTTTGTAGAGACCAACCTTCCTAAAACAACAGTATCTTCCAatcctcccgccccccccccccatcataCACCCCAGTGCCAAGCCTTTGCAGTTAAGAGTATTTTCCTTAGATACTGGATATTCAGGAATACTCATGTCCACATCCCTCCCTTTCCTGAAGGCAGACAATCATGTACTTCCAACATCCTGGTCAGGCTGGACCTGCAAGACTGCTAGACCTCCAGGTCTATTTAGCATTAGACATGGAGTGCTGGAAAAGATATTTTCCTGGTAGATTGAAATCCATGTTTACTCCTCCCTGGGTGGAGGATGGTTTGGAGTTGGATTTGGCAAATAAATCCTAAGGAACTCTGCAAACCACACTGGTGAGTGAGTGATGGATGAAGCAATGATATTTTGTGACATTGGAAGGGCTCATAAGGTAAGCGAGATGTAACTTAAAATTGTGGAGGGGATTAATCACTTTCAGACCTTGGAAGGAGAAGTCCTTTCCCATACCATCCTTCCTTTACAGCATTCATAGCTGATGGCATGAATGTCCACTGCTGTCTACTTTGTGTCGTCTTCTTCAAGTTCCCCTTTAAGATAAAAGACCTTTAACAGGCATCTTAATGTGGAAGCAGTGGCTAAAACATACCTAGGGGATATTTCAGTTGTCCCAACACCCAAAAAGTGCTTGTGTTGCAAGATTAtagattaaatataaattaaatcttGTGCTTCATCAAGAAATAATGGTTCAGAAAGATATGATTACCTGGAAGTGGTAAAACAAGCACTGAGATTAATTCTATTTCCAGAGTTTACATCTATGCTTGATAACAAAGTGCTCCATGGTCTATTCACTGGTTCTGAGCTCAGCTGTCTCATCACAGCCCATTTTGATGTTGCTTAACTCTGACCCTGCAAGACAGCAGGGCTGCCTATTGGAAATGGCTCCTGGCTTGGGTTAACCCTGAAAACGTGCATAAAACTTGTCTGGAAGGATTGGCATGCACAATACCTGTATCAGGAACAGTACTAAAAATGCAAGAATGAGTAATTGCAGGCTTAAGGTCTGTGCTCTTGTGCTGTCTGGTATAAAAGTACAAATGGAGACAGAATAATCAACAGGAGTGGGAAACTCCCTTTGTCATTCAGCCCTATAAGCTCTAGCACAGGTTTTCTGAATGCTGCTTAGTCATGCTGGAAGGCCTTCACCAGCTACTTCCCAAACTACAAGAGAACTAGAGATCCTTCCCACTCTGTGGACCAAACTAAACAGTTCAGgaaacacttcaaaaacaaagcaagctgCAAACTGTGAGACTCCCATGCATTTGCTAAGGATGTGTTTTGACAGGTTCTTCTGACTGGTGCTTTGTGTCTGCTGTCACAATAAGTAAATGGACATTTTCAAAAGGCTTCTCTTCATCAAGGATTTGTCCTGGTCCTCAGATAACACAGAAATAATCTGATGATGCAAACAACTGAAATACCTCACATATGAGCATGCAAAAACTTTCATGAAGTGGAAAGTTTGTAAATTGAATTCTATTCTATGAACTTAGATATAGtgtaaaatatgcatatatgcatagCCACTGTTTGCCCCCTTCccaccaaataaataaataaacaaataaataaataaataaaatcttaaaataaaaagatttttttattaaccAGAAGGTCTGTATTTcaatctttctgaaaaaaagggTTTAGAGACCTGACGGTTTTTGACTCTTGTGCAAGCTCTTTTCTGGTTGCTGCCCTGATTCTGCAAACTGGATTAAGCTGTCAGGAAAAGGCCATTGGAGAGTTTCCCTTGGCAGATGGATCACTGTTGAGAAAGGCTCAACATCCAAGGTTAATTGCATTCAGCTCTCCTTCTAGCAGCCATGCAGAGATGAAGGGGATGAGGTGCACAGCTCCCCATTCCTCAAATCTCACAGTGATATTAAATAAAGCAGACCATGACTGCAGTAATACAAAAGCCAAGCTAGCACTGAATCAGAGATATGTGTTCAGATCCCCCATGGTCACTTTACTCTCATAGTGTTGGGCTAAAAGGGAAACTCATAGATTTTGATTGCTAATTGTTTTTAGAAATGGTTTCACTGACTGCTGAGAAAGACAAACGTTGATATAATCTGATCAAGTAATAACCAGAGGAGTTCTCAAAAGGCCAAAGGAATGAGTTGATTCTGGTGTGGCAGACACACAAAATTGATGTACTTCAAGAAGCCttgaatttgtttttatatcttCTTGACATATGACTGCAAGCAATGTTCCTTTGTTGCTCTTGAGACTGTTATTCCTGGCTCTCATCAGTCCCGTGCCACAAGCAGAACAAGAAAACTACACACCTCAGGAGAAGCATTAACATAAGGGACATCCTTTGGGGTCCTGTCAACAGGACCCTACTGTTGTTTCCAGCAACGTGAACTTTGCCTTCAGATTTTGCAGGTAAGTGGCCACCCAGGCATCTAgcaagaatattttcttctcttcagtcAACATCTCCACTATCTTTGTCCTGATGATCCTGGGCTTCAGGTCTGCCAGTTGTGCTCAAGTTCTTGCCTTTACCATCATCAACACTTGGGAAGGTCTAACACCTTCTTTTACTATCATTTATTCCAGCTGctacatgtttttaaaaattatgagCATTACATGTCATCTCTAAGTTCTTGTATACTTAATTAAATTTTTGGGCCAACAGTCATAACTACATGAGTTTGATGtatcttttggaaaaaaaataaatacatttgaaacTCATATTTTGGTTCTGTAGAGTTTATCCACAATtacttcctttttctccctttttattttaatatattcagAGTAGTTCTGAAAAGCCTTTGTAACGTCAAGTGGATCTACAGTCCCTGTATCTTCATGTGGGAACtttgtggaaaatatttcagtaaaacttGAGATGAGTTCTCAGTGAGGGATACTCATCTTGAACATTAAAAAGCCGTTGGATTGACACCAATGCAATTCACATCAGGCCTCACAGATACATGCTCTTGGAAATGCAGTTTAAGTGCTGGAAGATTAGGCACagacaaagcagaaaacttACAATATTGTTTTCTGCAAACTGATGAAAGTGATCATCTGAAGTTTTTAGAATCACACCCTGGTAATACAAgaactttatttccttctgagataaatcacaaaagaaaataatagcatTATTTGGTTCTGTTTATATGACTTACATCTAGCAGGCTATGAGTTCATATGAAATTTTAGTTCTGAGATTCCTATTGCATTAGCTAAAGAGGCTGGAAACAAAGTGGTCTAGTTTCTATTCTCAGTTCTGTCACAGATTAGccttcaggtgttttttttccttctatcaGTCATGCTGTTTTGGAATTGAAGCCAGCAGTACTGTCCCTATCCAACGAAAAAAGTCTGAATATTTGTAAGATACACGGAGATTAGAGTTGGGATGCCATTCAGAGAGAAGTAGATAAAATTACtgagaagaatttatttttattccagttAGAGCTGTTTTGCAACGATGCTAGTCTCCTGATATTAATAGCTATTTATGTCAAGaggtttatttaaataaacttttgcAGACAGACCTTCAGTTCTACATCTTTATAAGGCAACAAGATGACATTTCCCTTGTTCTATCATTACCATcttgctgatgtttttctttcaaaaatcctTTGCCCTGGAAAACCTAGAAATATAACTTGCAAAGCTGGTATATCATAATTTGAAGATCAGGCACAGACTGGAGTAGCTTACTGATATGGGATAAAACTGCTCCTGTAAGGAGGAACCAAAACACCAGAGTCACTGGCTCCTCACTTGAcagtaggaaaagaaataattaaattattcccTTAATTATTTCCACATTATCAGGCCAATTGGAAAAGCACTTCTTTCAGTCATTTGTAAGAATTCCCTGGCTCCTGGAGCAAGAGTTCTTCCATCTCAGCCACTGCTTTCCTCAGAGAACCCAGGGATTCCGTACACAGCTCTGCAAATTTACACTGCATGGTTCTCCTTTCTGCAAAAGTCTGCGCAGACTTTCCAGCTTAGC is part of the Anas platyrhynchos isolate ZD024472 breed Pekin duck chromosome 5, IASCAAS_PekinDuck_T2T, whole genome shotgun sequence genome and harbors:
- the LOC106017690 gene encoding alpha-1-antitrypsin encodes the protein MMKATLTVSFLVAVLYPAVHSMIQPDHRDDEPQATHLQERHSHEGDPLGFCQRIVPSNTDFAFRFYRQASAQAPGKNIFFSPVSVSAAFALLALGSRAASRVQVLEGLAFNLTSTREEEIHDGFRHLLSLLNRPGSQVQLSMGNTLFIDEHLKPLKTFLKDIQKTYRGKIISSNFQNSTEAKKVINDHIKNQTHGKINQMFTDLDPNSLMVLVNYIYFKAYWENPFNVKGTRKDYFYVNAKTSVEVKMMTRDSFYKMYSDKMLSCKVVQIPYKGDVAALFVLPNEGKMKWLENALTKETVSKWEKLLERRRVEVYIPKLSISGTYDLKKMFMNLGVTDVFSDWADLSGITGKPDLKISRAMHKSLLNIHENGTEAAAVTGTDFAPHSVPPVVKFNRPFLLLIVDQYTQSILFMGKIVNPNEK